A genomic segment from Tuwongella immobilis encodes:
- a CDS encoding ATP-binding cassette domain-containing protein has product MMRESTTSAENRVVVQQLAHAFGSGETRVPVLHELNLRIASGEVVVLMGPSGSGKTTLLTLIGALRSVQQGSVRVLEQELAGATETELRQLRQRLGFIFQAHNLHRGLTALENVRMGLEIHGRAALRQWQATCEHALNLVGLADRRDFLPAALSGGQKQRVAIARALVGDPEVILADEPTAALDAENGRKVMQLLRRLADRRGSTVLIVTHDHRILDLADRIVRMEDGRIVRELPAASAGGDPHSMEAEAIGNMGGVSRR; this is encoded by the coding sequence ATGATGCGAGAATCGACAACGTCGGCAGAGAATCGGGTCGTCGTGCAACAATTGGCGCACGCCTTTGGCAGTGGCGAAACGCGCGTGCCGGTGTTGCATGAGCTGAATTTGCGCATCGCCAGCGGGGAAGTGGTGGTGCTGATGGGGCCATCGGGATCGGGGAAAACCACGCTGTTGACGCTGATTGGGGCACTGCGGAGTGTGCAGCAGGGATCGGTGCGGGTGTTGGAGCAGGAGTTGGCCGGGGCGACCGAGACGGAGCTGCGGCAACTGCGGCAGCGGCTGGGGTTCATCTTCCAGGCCCACAATCTGCATCGTGGATTAACGGCGTTAGAAAATGTCCGCATGGGGTTGGAGATTCATGGCCGGGCCGCGCTGCGCCAGTGGCAAGCGACGTGTGAGCATGCGTTGAATCTGGTCGGGCTGGCCGATCGCCGTGATTTTCTGCCCGCGGCGTTGTCCGGGGGGCAGAAGCAGCGGGTGGCTATTGCCCGGGCGTTGGTGGGCGATCCGGAGGTGATTCTGGCCGATGAGCCGACCGCCGCGTTGGATGCGGAGAATGGCCGCAAGGTGATGCAGTTGCTACGACGCTTGGCTGATCGTCGCGGGAGTACGGTGTTGATTGTCACGCACGATCATCGGATTCTGGATTTGGCGGATCGGATTGTGCGCATGGAAGATGGTCGGATTGTCCGCGAATTGCCTGCCGCATCTGCGGGTGGTGATCCGCATTCGATGGAGGCGGAGGCCATTGGGAACATGGGCGGGGTTTCACGGCGTTGA
- the purQ gene encoding phosphoribosylformylglycinamidine synthase I, with protein sequence MPTPHALILRAPGTNCDLETRFALERAGATTQRLHLNRLRENPSLLRDFQILVIPGGFSYGDDVAAGKILAHQLSSFLADALREFRSAEKLILGICNGFQVLLKAGLLVPPDEDGPLATLAHNTSGRYQDRWVHLNVAANQSPFLKGVTQMHLPMAHGEGRFVCRKEWILKGLAQSNQIVLRYCQPDGSAADAHWNPNGSQDDVAGLCDATGRVMGLMPHPERHVLPTQHPQWTRLGLAESGDGFAIFRNAVEYFE encoded by the coding sequence ATGCCGACTCCTCACGCGCTGATTCTTCGTGCTCCGGGGACCAATTGCGACCTGGAGACTCGATTTGCTTTGGAGCGAGCTGGGGCGACCACGCAACGGTTGCACCTGAATCGACTGCGAGAAAATCCGTCGCTTCTGCGCGATTTCCAGATTCTGGTCATTCCCGGCGGCTTTAGCTATGGAGACGATGTCGCGGCGGGGAAGATCCTCGCGCATCAACTCAGTAGCTTTCTGGCGGATGCCCTCCGCGAGTTCCGCAGTGCGGAAAAGCTGATTCTGGGCATCTGCAATGGGTTTCAGGTGTTGTTGAAGGCGGGCCTGCTGGTGCCGCCGGATGAGGATGGGCCGCTGGCGACGCTCGCCCATAATACATCGGGCCGCTACCAGGATCGCTGGGTGCATTTGAATGTGGCTGCGAATCAGTCGCCCTTCCTGAAGGGGGTCACGCAGATGCACTTGCCGATGGCGCATGGCGAAGGCCGATTTGTCTGCCGGAAAGAGTGGATTCTGAAGGGGTTAGCGCAATCGAACCAGATTGTGTTGCGCTATTGTCAGCCGGATGGGTCGGCGGCGGATGCGCATTGGAATCCGAACGGTTCCCAAGACGATGTCGCGGGGCTGTGTGATGCCACGGGTCGGGTGATGGGGCTGATGCCGCACCCGGAACGGCACGTGCTTCCGACGCAACATCCGCAGTGGACACGACTTGGGCTGGCAGAATCGGGCGATGGCTTTGCCATTTTCCGCAACGCGGTCGAATATTTCGAATAA
- the devC gene encoding ABC transporter permease DevC, which translates to MKTLLRMLLGRLPLGWVQLCFSRPRLIAAVGGVTFANVLILMQLGFMNALFETSVMTHRKLHGDLFLTSADFRTLREASPMPRVRMYEALSVPGVVRAIPIYLGTLLWTDPATGDTTNFRVIGVPTSEPVFTDLSIQKQLAPLSSADTAILDRRMRDFPKRIAAAVSANGVFPLEMQGRRMRVVGLFDQGAAFDVDGNLIVSDQTFLRLFPNRQSGTPSIVALELAAGVDPTTAHAALRERFPESDVRVFVKDEWIAAEQAYQARQTPIGFVFGFGTVMGLVVGLVIVYQVLSTDVQDHLAEYATLKAIGYPPRYFSGIILEEALELSALGFVPGLLISLGLYALAANATALPISMPWTRPLLVFGLTAAMCTVSGWIATRRLQAADPADLF; encoded by the coding sequence ATGAAGACGCTGCTGCGAATGCTGTTGGGCCGGTTGCCGCTGGGGTGGGTGCAGTTGTGCTTCAGTCGGCCTCGGTTGATTGCGGCGGTGGGTGGCGTGACGTTTGCGAATGTGTTGATTCTGATGCAGTTGGGGTTCATGAATGCGCTGTTTGAAACCAGCGTGATGACGCATCGCAAGTTGCATGGCGATCTGTTTCTGACCAGTGCCGATTTTCGCACGCTGCGAGAAGCCAGCCCGATGCCACGGGTGCGAATGTACGAGGCGTTGAGTGTTCCGGGAGTGGTGCGGGCGATTCCCATCTACCTGGGAACGCTGCTTTGGACCGATCCAGCGACCGGCGATACGACCAATTTTCGGGTGATTGGGGTGCCGACTTCCGAGCCGGTTTTCACCGACTTATCCATTCAGAAGCAGCTTGCACCGCTCAGCAGTGCCGATACCGCAATATTAGATCGGCGAATGCGCGATTTTCCCAAGCGAATCGCTGCTGCGGTGTCAGCAAATGGGGTGTTTCCGTTGGAGATGCAAGGTCGGCGGATGCGGGTGGTGGGGCTGTTCGATCAGGGGGCGGCGTTCGATGTCGATGGCAATTTAATTGTGTCGGATCAGACGTTTCTGCGATTGTTTCCGAATCGCCAGTCGGGGACACCGTCGATTGTTGCGCTGGAGTTGGCTGCGGGAGTCGATCCGACAACGGCCCATGCCGCGCTTCGGGAGCGCTTTCCGGAATCGGATGTCCGGGTCTTCGTCAAGGACGAATGGATTGCCGCCGAGCAAGCGTATCAGGCCCGGCAGACGCCGATTGGCTTTGTCTTCGGCTTTGGCACGGTGATGGGGTTGGTTGTCGGATTGGTGATTGTCTACCAAGTGTTGTCGACCGATGTGCAAGATCATTTGGCCGAATATGCGACGCTGAAGGCGATTGGCTACCCGCCACGCTACTTCTCGGGAATTATTCTCGAAGAAGCATTGGAGCTTTCGGCGCTGGGATTCGTGCCGGGGCTGTTGATTTCGCTGGGGCTGTATGCGCTGGCGGCGAATGCGACCGCGCTGCCGATCTCGATGCCGTGGACGCGACCGCTCCTGGTGTTTGGCCTGACGGCGGCGATGTGCACCGTCTCGGGGTGGATTGCGACACGGCGATTGCAGGCGGCGGACCCGGCGGATTTATTCTGA
- a CDS encoding preprotein translocase subunit SecA: MATNNQVQSSLLDRVGESFSRFFDGFFGLLTQFLGSSNDRMVKGIGYIKPRKPGQPATVVPGSILDRINQLEPTMQQLSDEELREQTAKFRARYQAGETLEDLLPEAFAACREAGKRAKKMRHFDVQIVGGVVLHRGGVAEMRTGEGKTLVATLPAYLNALTGKGVHVVTVNDYLARRDCEWMLPIYQALGVSAGYIQSESDPVSRRNAYACDITYGTNSEFGFDYLRDNMKPARWGDPMFHPSQHQVQRNLFFAIIDEVDNILIDEARTPLIISGPAFTDLARYEQAHRVAVQLTEMERKARKERARAAKSAEEMLKGEDDPNGLPAADVDEKGQPQGVYFTVREKERSCHLTDAGVREAERLAGVESFYTAGNMEWPHLIDNALKALHLYHRDRHYMIAEHEGERKIIIIDEFTGRAMFGRQWSDGLHQSIEAKHVRDGVKIKQETQTLATITLQNFFKLYDKVSGMTGTAMTEATEFYKIYKLDVVEVPTNRVTQRIDSPDLVFLTEKDKWNAVVEAIENIHKYDVFLFSERAPTIQNSMMERGGEKVYPAYIKYDGVRNCVIFKGTLLRETDTTYEVQAAMSGPKVSIPKSEVQDVERKGRPVLIGTTDVAKSEMLAAKLKQRGVKYELLNAKPENVARESEIVAQAGRLGAVTISTNMAGRGTDIILGGNPEALAWARLKDSYRTRLDVPEDVWKTTVEEIEAREKMSEEKVQVIALGGLHIIGTERHESRRIDNQLRGRAGRQGDPGSARFYVSLQDDLMRLFAPEWAAKVLMSMGMREGDAIESPMVSKRIATAQRKVEEMHFEQRKNLLEYDEVMDVQRKLVYGGRQAVLNGRNCKRLIQTMIDKQLREAMEKYLDEDFGADTFATFAANRLNVKFDARDFRRCDFTQAESIARDRALSDVPTFLHEAMEENLSVDDEPGDWKWQEMVRSVNARYGLKLTEQAMKKIGRDDLMDKLTELANESIASIDLDEGKPYLEDTWGAASLIDWLKNKFQVRMTVEELGNLDNQAEIFDRIQTKVQATYHQRAIEVPVLMAMSTYMPERSPTGGPPRLNREGLLDWARSRFREAEFSEEDFRTLPRNQLRDRLLQVGQTTFPKVGETEIIAKVSEAMAGAKSAELADAKELTDWMEATFHVGIKPEDLVGFSEEQVSDVLLNIFDVYYRPEIRTIERSLVLQHLDSAWKKHLLTMDHLRSAVGLVGYGQMDPKTEYKREGMKEFEAMWKAYEDHVTDAIFRIEDMQGEEDVQEVLWAGQAASHARAASATETIAKKQVAEQSQSQSQTASGGGAATSEEAPKVATIRSGPRVGRNDPCPCGSGKKYKNCHMRIDSPTAN; the protein is encoded by the coding sequence ATGGCCACGAATAACCAGGTTCAGTCCAGTTTGCTGGACCGAGTAGGCGAGTCGTTTTCCCGGTTCTTCGATGGCTTTTTCGGGCTGCTGACCCAATTTCTCGGGTCGAGCAACGATCGAATGGTCAAGGGGATCGGCTACATCAAGCCCCGCAAACCGGGTCAGCCGGCCACGGTGGTCCCCGGCTCGATCCTGGATCGAATCAATCAGCTCGAACCGACAATGCAACAATTATCGGACGAGGAATTGCGGGAGCAGACCGCGAAATTCCGTGCCCGATACCAAGCGGGAGAAACGCTGGAAGATCTGCTGCCGGAAGCCTTTGCGGCCTGCCGCGAAGCCGGGAAGCGCGCCAAAAAGATGCGGCACTTCGATGTGCAGATTGTCGGTGGGGTGGTGCTCCATCGCGGTGGCGTCGCCGAAATGCGCACCGGGGAAGGCAAGACGCTGGTGGCCACGCTGCCGGCGTATCTGAATGCCTTGACCGGCAAGGGCGTGCATGTCGTCACGGTCAACGATTATCTCGCCCGACGCGACTGCGAGTGGATGCTGCCGATCTATCAAGCGCTGGGTGTGAGCGCGGGATACATTCAAAGCGAATCCGATCCGGTCTCGCGCCGCAATGCCTATGCGTGTGACATCACCTATGGCACCAACAGCGAATTCGGCTTCGATTATCTGCGCGATAACATGAAGCCCGCGCGGTGGGGCGATCCGATGTTCCACCCCAGCCAGCATCAGGTGCAACGGAATTTGTTCTTTGCCATCATCGACGAAGTGGACAACATTCTGATCGACGAAGCGCGGACGCCGTTGATTATTTCCGGCCCGGCCTTCACCGATCTGGCCCGCTACGAGCAAGCGCACCGGGTGGCGGTGCAGTTGACGGAAATGGAACGCAAGGCCCGCAAGGAGCGTGCCCGCGCCGCGAAATCGGCAGAGGAAATGCTCAAGGGCGAAGACGATCCCAACGGGTTGCCCGCCGCCGATGTCGATGAGAAGGGGCAACCGCAGGGCGTCTACTTTACCGTCCGCGAGAAGGAACGCAGTTGCCATTTGACGGATGCTGGCGTGCGCGAAGCCGAGCGGCTGGCGGGTGTCGAGAGTTTCTACACCGCCGGGAATATGGAATGGCCGCACTTGATCGATAACGCCTTGAAGGCGTTGCACTTGTATCACCGCGACCGGCATTACATGATCGCCGAACACGAAGGCGAACGCAAGATTATTATCATCGACGAGTTCACCGGTCGAGCGATGTTCGGTCGGCAATGGTCGGACGGGCTGCATCAATCGATCGAAGCCAAACACGTCCGCGATGGCGTGAAGATCAAGCAAGAAACGCAGACGCTGGCGACAATCACGCTGCAAAATTTCTTCAAATTGTATGACAAAGTTTCGGGGATGACCGGCACGGCCATGACCGAAGCGACCGAATTCTACAAAATTTACAAGCTCGACGTGGTGGAAGTGCCCACCAACCGCGTCACGCAGCGGATCGATTCGCCGGACTTGGTGTTCCTGACCGAGAAGGATAAATGGAACGCGGTGGTCGAAGCCATCGAAAACATCCACAAATACGATGTGTTCCTCTTCTCCGAGCGGGCGCCGACGATTCAAAATTCGATGATGGAACGCGGGGGCGAAAAAGTCTACCCGGCCTACATCAAATATGATGGCGTTCGCAATTGTGTGATTTTCAAAGGCACATTGCTGCGTGAGACAGACACCACCTACGAAGTGCAAGCGGCCATGAGCGGGCCGAAGGTGAGCATTCCCAAGTCGGAAGTGCAAGACGTGGAACGCAAGGGGCGGCCGGTGCTGATTGGCACCACCGATGTCGCCAAGTCGGAAATGCTGGCCGCGAAGCTCAAACAGCGTGGCGTGAAATATGAATTGCTCAACGCCAAGCCGGAAAACGTCGCGCGGGAGTCGGAAATTGTCGCGCAGGCGGGCCGACTCGGGGCGGTGACCATCTCCACGAACATGGCCGGTCGCGGGACCGACATTATCCTCGGCGGGAATCCCGAAGCCTTGGCATGGGCTCGGCTGAAGGATTCGTACCGCACTCGGCTGGATGTCCCCGAAGATGTGTGGAAAACCACGGTCGAGGAAATTGAAGCCCGCGAAAAAATGTCCGAAGAAAAGGTGCAGGTCATCGCCTTGGGCGGGCTGCACATCATCGGCACCGAACGCCACGAAAGCCGCCGAATCGACAACCAGCTTCGCGGTCGGGCAGGGCGGCAGGGCGACCCTGGATCGGCACGGTTCTACGTCTCGCTGCAAGACGACCTGATGCGCCTCTTCGCTCCGGAATGGGCCGCGAAGGTGTTGATGAGCATGGGGATGCGCGAAGGGGACGCCATCGAAAGCCCGATGGTTTCCAAGCGAATCGCCACCGCACAACGCAAGGTCGAAGAAATGCACTTCGAGCAACGCAAGAACTTGCTCGAATACGATGAAGTGATGGACGTGCAGCGCAAGCTGGTCTACGGCGGTCGCCAAGCGGTGCTCAATGGCCGCAACTGCAAACGACTCATTCAGACGATGATCGATAAGCAGCTCCGCGAAGCCATGGAAAAATACCTGGACGAAGATTTTGGCGCGGACACCTTCGCCACCTTCGCCGCCAACCGGCTGAATGTGAAATTCGATGCCCGCGATTTCCGCCGCTGCGACTTCACGCAAGCGGAAAGCATCGCCCGCGATCGAGCGCTGTCGGATGTGCCGACCTTCCTGCACGAAGCTATGGAAGAAAACCTGAGCGTCGATGATGAGCCAGGCGATTGGAAATGGCAAGAAATGGTCCGCTCGGTGAATGCCCGCTATGGGTTGAAGCTGACCGAACAGGCGATGAAGAAAATCGGCCGCGACGATCTGATGGACAAACTTACCGAGTTGGCCAATGAATCCATCGCGTCGATCGATCTCGACGAAGGCAAACCGTACCTGGAGGACACCTGGGGGGCGGCATCGCTGATCGATTGGCTCAAGAACAAGTTCCAAGTTCGAATGACGGTGGAGGAACTGGGGAATCTGGACAACCAAGCCGAAATCTTCGACCGCATCCAGACGAAGGTGCAGGCGACCTATCATCAACGGGCCATTGAGGTTCCGGTGCTGATGGCCATGTCCACCTACATGCCCGAACGCTCGCCGACCGGTGGACCCCCGCGACTGAACCGCGAAGGGCTGCTCGATTGGGCCCGGTCTCGATTCCGTGAGGCAGAATTCAGCGAAGAAGATTTCCGCACGCTACCACGCAACCAACTCCGCGATCGGCTGTTGCAAGTGGGGCAAACCACCTTCCCGAAGGTGGGCGAAACGGAAATCATCGCCAAAGTGTCTGAAGCCATGGCCGGCGCCAAGAGCGCGGAACTCGCCGATGCCAAAGAACTGACCGATTGGATGGAAGCCACCTTCCATGTCGGGATCAAACCCGAGGATCTGGTCGGATTCAGCGAAGAACAGGTCAGCGATGTGCTGCTGAATATCTTCGATGTCTACTATCGTCCAGAAATTCGAACCATCGAGCGATCGCTGGTGCTGCAACATTTGGACAGCGCTTGGAAGAAGCATTTGCTGACGATGGATCACCTGCGCTCGGCAGTGGGGCTCGTCGGCTATGGCCAGATGGACCCCAAGACCGAATACAAGCGCGAGGGGATGAAGGAATTCGAGGCGATGTGGAAGGCCTACGAGGATCACGTCACCGACGCGATCTTCCGCATCGAAGATATGCAGGGCGAAGAAGACGTGCAGGAAGTGCTGTGGGCAGGCCAAGCGGCCTCGCATGCACGGGCAGCGTCGGCAACGGAAACCATTGCCAAGAAACAGGTTGCGGAACAATCGCAGTCGCAATCGCAAACCGCGTCCGGCGGTGGAGCAGCGACCAGCGAGGAAGCCCCGAAGGTGGCCACGATTCGCTCGGGGCCGCGCGTGGGGCGAAATGATCCGTGCCCCTGCGGAAGTGGCAAGAAGTATAAGAATTGCCACATGCGAATCGACTCGCCCACGGCCAACTGA
- a CDS encoding HlyD family efflux transporter periplasmic adaptor subunit, which translates to MAKSMLQESERESADLPRSVPRRAELRSINRPIGRGWWRMLRRGVLIIGIAATLVVAAIGWQQRERLVRSTEATVSIIEPSAAIGPVATALGELEPTSKIVAVSGPDGQANSRIAELRVQEGESVAADQVLAVLDSEPRVAAECAVLAERLTLATRKLEQTQIAVRSTTLELQARLKSAGIAEQLARSKQQRRMALTRRQAISQEEMDDSQAEVETAVAAVASLNAMLARYAAKPGEEPLDVQVARTEVAVAEANLREGEARYQLTQVRAPFAGVVLQIHRRTGESLGQQPLLSMGALQMMRVRAEVYETDLARVRMGQAARFRSPALLEPLVGRVTWRSQWVQKQGIVEAAPAANTDARIVEVWVDLAADSGQVAAQFVGLQGVVEFLP; encoded by the coding sequence ATGGCGAAATCGATGCTGCAGGAGTCGGAACGGGAATCGGCGGATTTGCCGCGATCGGTGCCGAGACGGGCGGAGCTGCGTTCGATCAATCGTCCGATTGGGCGGGGATGGTGGCGGATGCTCCGGCGGGGCGTGCTGATAATCGGCATCGCTGCAACTCTGGTGGTGGCGGCGATTGGCTGGCAGCAGCGCGAACGGCTCGTTCGCTCAACGGAAGCGACTGTTTCGATCATCGAACCATCGGCGGCAATTGGGCCGGTGGCGACGGCGTTGGGCGAATTGGAGCCGACGAGCAAAATCGTCGCGGTGTCCGGGCCGGACGGGCAAGCGAACAGTCGAATTGCGGAATTGCGCGTGCAGGAAGGCGAATCGGTGGCGGCGGATCAGGTGCTGGCGGTGCTGGATTCGGAGCCTCGCGTTGCGGCGGAGTGTGCGGTGCTGGCAGAGCGGCTGACGTTGGCGACGCGGAAATTGGAGCAAACTCAAATCGCGGTGCGAAGCACGACGCTGGAGTTGCAAGCGCGGCTGAAGAGTGCGGGGATCGCCGAGCAGTTGGCGCGATCCAAGCAGCAGCGGCGGATGGCGTTGACTCGTCGGCAGGCGATTTCGCAGGAAGAAATGGACGACTCGCAAGCGGAAGTGGAGACGGCGGTTGCGGCGGTGGCCAGTCTCAACGCGATGCTGGCGCGGTATGCCGCGAAACCGGGTGAGGAACCGCTCGATGTGCAAGTGGCGCGGACGGAAGTCGCGGTGGCGGAAGCAAATCTGCGCGAGGGGGAAGCGCGGTATCAATTGACTCAAGTGCGGGCTCCGTTTGCGGGGGTAGTGCTGCAAATCCATCGGCGAACTGGGGAGAGTTTGGGGCAACAGCCGCTGTTGAGCATGGGGGCGTTGCAGATGATGCGCGTGCGGGCGGAGGTGTACGAAACCGATCTGGCACGTGTGCGGATGGGGCAAGCGGCGCGATTTCGCTCGCCGGCATTGCTGGAACCGTTAGTTGGCCGTGTGACTTGGCGGAGTCAGTGGGTGCAGAAACAGGGCATCGTCGAGGCGGCACCGGCGGCCAACACCGACGCCCGAATTGTGGAAGTGTGGGTGGACTTGGCGGCCGATTCGGGACAAGTGGCCGCGCAATTTGTCGGCTTGCAGGGCGTGGTGGAGTTTCTGCCATGA
- a CDS encoding TetR/AcrR family transcriptional regulator gives MVPTNPTPLRPDSPLPETTAPDTPRPETTAQPDTSTGAKRRQRRKEDRPQEILQAALIEFTEQGFADTKVESIAARAGIAKGTVYRYFPTKEAIFEGLVTSTIAPVFALPPEFADAQQSAGERLCKLIRRLYALMIETPDRQLILRILLSEGHKFPQLLEFYHRVIFTKARAIIQQLVDEGIRSGEFRAEHIAKVPQVLIGPALMAVVWSFTFDTIDPLPRDEFLQAHLELVLHGLRGSAPREIAPGLAASAEL, from the coding sequence ATGGTACCGACCAACCCGACGCCCCTGCGGCCGGACAGCCCCCTCCCCGAAACGACCGCACCCGACACGCCACGGCCCGAAACGACGGCGCAGCCGGACACCTCGACGGGAGCCAAGCGCCGCCAGCGCCGCAAGGAAGATCGCCCGCAGGAAATTCTGCAAGCGGCCCTCATCGAATTCACCGAACAGGGGTTTGCCGATACGAAAGTCGAATCCATTGCCGCCCGCGCCGGCATCGCCAAAGGCACCGTCTACCGCTACTTCCCGACCAAAGAAGCAATCTTCGAAGGGTTGGTGACTTCGACCATTGCCCCAGTATTCGCACTTCCACCGGAATTCGCCGACGCTCAGCAATCGGCAGGCGAACGCCTTTGCAAGTTGATCCGACGCTTATACGCACTCATGATCGAAACACCCGATCGGCAACTGATTCTGCGCATCCTCCTTTCCGAGGGGCACAAATTCCCACAGTTGCTTGAATTTTATCACCGCGTCATTTTCACCAAGGCCCGCGCCATCATTCAACAATTGGTTGATGAAGGCATCCGGTCGGGGGAATTCCGTGCCGAGCATATCGCCAAGGTGCCACAAGTCCTGATTGGGCCAGCATTAATGGCGGTCGTATGGTCATTCACATTCGACACCATCGATCCGCTGCCACGCGACGAATTCCTGCAGGCCCATCTCGAACTCGTGCTGCACGGCCTTCGCGGGTCGGCTCCGCGTGAAATTGCCCCCGGATTGGCCGCATCCGCCGAGTTGTGA
- a CDS encoding C-terminal binding protein, with protein sequence MTDRRFRVVVTDFIADELAPEKEILGDIADVVALNAFSEEDLRGSIEDADAIMLYHNLSIRQETIARLTRCKLIVRCGVGFDNVDYRFARERGIDVGNVPDYGTEEVADSAIGMMLTLTRGIHYLNATLQNKPGEWTYLPVAPLHRLRGRTFGVLGLGRIGTAAALRAKALGMDVLFYDPYRPDGTDKSFGLRRVDSLEDLLRQSFVLSLHTPLTPETKQIIDAAAIAKMAPGSYLVNTSRGAVADPHAVLDAVLSGHLAGAGLDVLPTEPPSEDDRLLRAWRDPQSPAYSRLILNPHSAFYCEEGLREMRTKGSQACRKALLNLPLTNRIN encoded by the coding sequence ATGACCGATCGTCGATTCCGTGTGGTGGTCACCGATTTCATTGCCGATGAACTCGCTCCCGAGAAGGAGATTCTCGGCGACATCGCCGATGTTGTCGCCCTAAACGCCTTCTCCGAAGAGGACTTACGCGGCAGCATTGAAGACGCCGATGCGATCATGCTCTACCACAATCTGAGCATTCGCCAAGAGACGATTGCCCGATTGACCCGCTGCAAACTCATCGTCCGCTGCGGGGTCGGCTTCGACAATGTCGATTATCGCTTCGCCCGCGAACGGGGCATCGATGTCGGCAACGTGCCCGATTACGGCACCGAAGAAGTCGCCGATTCCGCCATCGGCATGATGCTTACGCTCACACGCGGGATTCATTATCTCAACGCGACGCTCCAAAACAAACCCGGCGAATGGACCTATCTCCCGGTCGCCCCGCTACATCGACTCCGGGGCCGCACCTTTGGCGTGCTCGGGTTGGGCCGCATCGGCACCGCCGCCGCCCTCCGCGCCAAAGCGCTCGGAATGGATGTCCTGTTCTACGATCCCTACCGCCCCGATGGCACCGACAAATCATTCGGGTTACGGCGAGTCGATTCGCTGGAAGATCTGTTGCGGCAATCGTTTGTGTTAAGTCTGCACACACCGCTGACCCCGGAGACCAAGCAGATCATCGATGCCGCCGCGATTGCGAAAATGGCACCGGGCAGCTACCTGGTCAATACCAGTCGCGGCGCGGTGGCCGATCCGCACGCGGTGCTGGATGCGGTGCTGTCGGGTCACCTCGCAGGTGCGGGGCTGGATGTTCTGCCGACCGAACCACCATCGGAAGATGATCGCCTGCTTCGTGCCTGGCGCGATCCGCAAAGTCCCGCCTATTCGCGCCTCATTCTCAACCCACACTCCGCATTTTACTGCGAAGAGGGGCTGCGCGAGATGCGCACCAAGGGGTCGCAAGCGTGCCGCAAAGCCTTGCTCAACCTGCCGCTGACGAATCGCATCAACTAA